CAAGTTATCCAATATGGCCGAAAGAAAGAAAGTCATGAAGGCAATCTTCCACATCAGGCCCCGCTTGCTCTTGGTACTCATGCGCGTCTGTACCCAGTTAAAGCCTCCGTTTTGGTCGACTATTTCGACGATTGTCATAGCACCCATGAGGAAGAAGAGCGTTGTTGAGGTACTTCCCAAATGGTGTTCGATGGCGCTGCTTACAGCATTTGTGAGCGCATTGCCGGTCAATCCGGGCAGATAACCGGTTGGATCGACCATGAAAAGTGTCCAGCAAGCCACGAACATCAGTAGTGCAATGGCAGCCTTGTTGACTTTCGTGATACTTTCAAGGGCAATGAAGAGGTAGCCCACTACAAATACCACGATGATTGAAACAGTTAAAGTTGTCATTTTTCCTTATAAATTTAATTCAGCATTAAGCACTGCAAAGTTAAGAAAAAAAACATTATGAGCCACGATAATCTCAAATTAAAACACTATCTTTGTAGCATGAATTCACAGGTAGACAGCAACATCAGGATGAGTGAAAACATAATCATTGCTGATGCTGATTATATAGATTTGGTCGCTTTCGACCTCATTGTCAACTTCGAACGCATGATAGGCAGGCCTATTCCAAAGGCAGATTTAAGCCAATGGGCAGTCTGTGTGGCGCTTGACGGAGGTGTGCGTGCGGGAGAAAACGACGTGCAGGTGGTGCTTGTTCATGATGAGAAGCATAAGCAGATGGACAATTTCACGCCGTCAGATTATGCCGGTGAACTTCATGCTAAAGCCTTTACGGATGCACGGTTGGGTGAATTCACGATTACTTCTGTGTCATCAGGCGCGGCCGTCAGCAAGGAAGAATACATCGAAAGCGTGTTGCATACGCTTTTGGAGCACAAGGAAGTGCGTCGTGTAATGATAGTCCCCGACAGTGAACATGGTGACGGTTATGCCCGTTTACGCAATCTCTTGCGGCGTGTTGACGATGAGGATAAGCGCATTACGCTGTTTGCAATGCAGCCCATGGAGGGCGGGAACTTTCGCCAAGAGATATTAGGCTACTCGCTGATGAGTGCATTAGGCATCAAAGCTGAAGAAATAAAATAAACAGATATGAGTAGAATACTGATGATTGGAGCTGGCGGTGTGGCCACCGTTGCAGCCTTTAAGATGGCCCAGAACACCGATGTTTTCACCGAACTGATGATTGCAAGCCATCACAAAGCTAAGTGTGACCGTCTTGTTGAGGCTATTCATGCCAAGGGATACAAGATGAATATCAAGACCGCAGAGGTTGATGCAGACGATGTGGAGCAGCTCAAGGCGCTCTTCAATGACTATAAACCCGAGTTGGTTGTTAATCTTGCACTGCCTTATCAAGACCTCACTATCATGGAAGCTTGCTTAGCTTGTGGTTGCAACTACCTTGATACGGCCAACTATGAGCCTAAGGATGAGGCGCATTTTGAATATTCCTGGCAGTGGGCTTATAAGGAAAAGTTTGAGCAGGCAGGTCTTACTGCAATCTTAGGGTGCGGATTTGACCCCGGTGTTTCAGGCATTTATACGGCTTATGCAGCCAAACATTACTTCGATGAAATACATTATCTCGACATTGTTGATTGCAATGCAGGTAATCATCACAAGGCTTTCGCTACGAATTTCAACCCTGAAATCAATATCAGAGAGATTACCCAGAAGGGCTTATACTATAAAGATGGCGAGTGGATTGAAACCGAACCGCTGGCTGTTCACAAAGACCTTACCTATCCAAATATCGGCCCACGCGACAGCTATTTGATGCATCATGAGGAGCTGGAGTCGTTGGTTAAGAACTATCCTACTATCAAGCAGGCTCGCTTCTGGATGACTTTCGGCCAGCAATATCTTAACTATCTCGATGTAATTCAGAACATTGGAATGGCCCGTATCGATGAAGTGGAGTACGAAGCACCGTTGGCTGACGACCCGACAAAGACTGCCAAGGTGAAGATTGTGCCTTTACAGTTCCTCAAAGCAGTGTTGCCTAATCCCCAGGATCTTGGCGAAAACTACGATGGTGAGACTTCTATCGGCTGCCGAATTCGTGGTATAAAGGACGGAAAAG
The nucleotide sequence above comes from Segatella oris. Encoded proteins:
- a CDS encoding saccharopine dehydrogenase family protein, whose amino-acid sequence is MSRILMIGAGGVATVAAFKMAQNTDVFTELMIASHHKAKCDRLVEAIHAKGYKMNIKTAEVDADDVEQLKALFNDYKPELVVNLALPYQDLTIMEACLACGCNYLDTANYEPKDEAHFEYSWQWAYKEKFEQAGLTAILGCGFDPGVSGIYTAYAAKHYFDEIHYLDIVDCNAGNHHKAFATNFNPEINIREITQKGLYYKDGEWIETEPLAVHKDLTYPNIGPRDSYLMHHEELESLVKNYPTIKQARFWMTFGQQYLNYLDVIQNIGMARIDEVEYEAPLADDPTKTAKVKIVPLQFLKAVLPNPQDLGENYDGETSIGCRIRGIKDGKERTYYVYNNCKHQEAYRETGMQGVSYTTGVPAMIGAMMFVKGIWKRPGVWNVEEFDPDPFMEQLNIHGLPWHEVFDGDLEL
- a CDS encoding DUF6621 family protein, with translation MNSQVDSNIRMSENIIIADADYIDLVAFDLIVNFERMIGRPIPKADLSQWAVCVALDGGVRAGENDVQVVLVHDEKHKQMDNFTPSDYAGELHAKAFTDARLGEFTITSVSSGAAVSKEEYIESVLHTLLEHKEVRRVMIVPDSEHGDGYARLRNLLRRVDDEDKRITLFAMQPMEGGNFRQEILGYSLMSALGIKAEEIK